In the Phenylobacterium soli genome, ATCGGGGGAGTCCTTCTGGGATTCGCCCTGTCGGTCTGGATGGCTCGGCGAACGGCCAACCGCCTCATGGCGCTGGCGAAGCAAGGTGAGGAACCGCTTCCGTCGGTTCCGTTCGAGGACGACGAGGAATCTTAAGGCCGATGGCCGCGAACGATCCGATCCACCAATTCCAGATCGAAAAGCTCGTCGATTTCGGGACCGTGAACCTGCCGTTGTTCGGCCGGACCGAGCTGGCGTTCACCAACTCGCACATGGCGATGACCCTCGCGTTCGTCGTGGTGGTCGGCTTCATGTCGCTGGTGACCGCGAACATGCAGGTGGTGCCCGGGCGGCTTCAGGCCGCCGGCGAGACCATCTTCGGCATGATCGACAACCTCGCGGAGTCGATCATCGGCCATGACGGGCGGAAGTATTTCCCGTTCGTCTTCACGGTCTTCATGTTCATCCTCGGGATGAACATCCTGGGCCTGCTGCTGACCTTCACGGCGACCTCGCAGCTGGCGATCACCGCGACCTTCGCCGCGATCACCATCCTGCTGGTGCTGATCATCGGCTTCGCCAAGAACGGCCTCGGCTTCTTCAAGCTGTTCGTGCCCTCCGGCGTGCCGATCGTGCTGCTGCCGGTGATCGTGCTGATCGAGTTCGTCTCCTTCCTGCTGCGCCCGGTGACCCTCGCCCTTCGTCTGTTCGGCAACATGCTGGGCGGCCACGTGGCGCTGAAGGTGTTCGCCGGCTTCGTGGTGGCGCTGGGGGCGATGGCCGCCGGCGGCGGCCTCGGCTACCTCGGCATCCCCGGCGCGGCCCTTTCCCTCAGCATGGTCGTCGCCCTGACGGCCCTGGAAATCCTTGTGGCCTTCCTGCAGGCGTTCGTCTTCGCCGTGCTGACCTGCATCTACCTCAACGACGTGGTCAATCTCGGCCACGGTCACTGAGGCGATCACCCCTTTTCCTCTACCCACACTCCTAGGACGAGAAGAACCATGGATCTTGAAGCTGCTAAGCAAATCGGCGCCGGCCTCGCGACGCTCGGCATGATCGGCGCCGGCATCGGCGTCGGCAACATCTTCGGCAACTTCCTGTCGGGCGCCCTGCGCAACCCGTCGGCCGCCGCCAGCCAGATCGGCAACCTGTTCGTCGGCGCCGCGCTCGCGGAAGCCCTCGGCATCCTGGCCTTCGTGCTGGGCATCCTGCTGAAGTTCGGCTGATCCGAGAGGACGCCGGCGGCGGCCCCGTCAGGGGCCCCGCCTGAACTTCCGATACCTGGAGCCCTTCACTGATGGCCTTAGAGACCGATCCCGCGACGACCCATTCGGTCGAGAACGGCGCCGCAGAGTCGGCGGCGAACGTGGGACAGCACGGCGCGTCCACGGAGGCCGCGCACAGCGCCGGCCTGCCGCAGTTCCAGTTCCAACACTGGGGCGGCCAGATCGCGTACCTGCTGATCCTGTTCGCGATCCTTTACCTGCTGATGTCGAAGGTCTTCGGGCCGCGCGTCCGCCGGGTGTTCGACGAGCGGGAAGCGACCATCAAGGGAGCGCTCGCCAGCGCGCGTGAAGTGCAGGCCGAGGCCGATCGCCAGGCCGAGGGGGCGCAGCGCGCGCTCGCCGAGGCCCGGGCTTCGGCCCAGCGCACGGCCTCCGAAGCGGCGGCCAAGGCTTCGGCCGAGATCGCGGCCCGCAAGGCGGCCCTCGACGAGGAGCTCGCCGCCAAGCAGGCCGAGGCCGAGGACCGCATCCGTGCGGCCCGCGACGGCGCCCTGCAACACCTCACCACGGTGGCCTCCGACGTCGCCGAGGCGATGGTCGAGAAGCTGACGGGCGCCAAGGCCCCGCGCGGCGCCGTGGCGGCCGCGATCAAGAGCCAGGGATAAGCGATGCCCGCGTTTTTCGAACCCGAGTTCTGGAGCCTGGCCAACCCCGAGCTGTGGGTCGGCATCGGTCTCCTGGTGCTCCTCGCCATCATGTGGCGGGCGGGCGCGTTCAAGATCGCCATGGGCAGCCTCGACGCCAAGGCGGCGAAGATCCAGGCCGACCTCGACGAGGCCGCGCGCATCCGCGAGGAGGCCCAGCGCCTGCTCGAGACGCTGAAGGCCGAGCGGGCGGCAGCCGAACGCCACGCCCAGGAGGTGCTGGCCCAGGCCCAGGCCGAGGCCGAGCGCCTGGCCGCGGAGACCCGCGCCTCGCTGGCCGAGAGCCTGCAGCGCCGGCAGGAGATCGCCGAGCGCCGCATCGCCAGCGCCGAGGCCCAGGCCGCCGCCGAGGTGAAGGCCGCGGCCATCGACCTGGCGGCCCGCGCCGCCGAGTCGGTGATGGCCGGTCGGCTTGCCGGGGCCAAGAGCGATCCGCTGGTGGACAGCGCCATCGGCCAGCTCGCCGCCAAGCTCCAGTAGCGCGCCGCCGTCGCGGCCCGCGAAACCTGACCTGCGTAGAGGCCCGGGCGACCCCCGGGCCTTTGCCATTTCGGGCCTTTACCATTTCCAGAGGCCCGTTCCTTAACCGCGATGGGCGATGACCTCCGCGGGATCAGCTCGATCCTGAAGGAGGACAACGATGTCCGTATCCGGAATTTCCAGCCTGCCGCCGATCCAGCACGCGGCGCCCATCCAGGGGCCGCAGGTGGCGCCCGCCGACGCCGACCACGACGGCGACAACGACAAGGGCGTGGCGCCCGCCCGCGAGGCCGGCGAAGGCTCGTCCTCCCACAAGGTCGACATCCGCGTCTGACGACCGACGCCGGAGTTCGGGGAAGGCCCGGGCCACGCCCGGGCCTTTTCCTGTTCCGCCTACGGTCCCTTAACCCTGGCGCGATAGGATGCGCCCATGTCGCCTCCCGCCATAGGCAGCGCAACGCCGGTTTCGGCCAGCCGCGTGATCTTCGCGGTGCCGCCGGTCACGCCGGTCAAGCCGAGGAAGGCCGCGCCCGAGCAGGCGATGGCGGCGGCCGGCCCGAAGCCCGGGCCGGGCCTCGGTCAGAAGCTCGATATCCGGATCTAGGATCAGGCCGCCGCGCGGGCGCGGATGCGCAGCTTGAAATAGCGGCGGGTGCGGACCGCGAAGCGGACGCGCCGGGGCAGCACCAGCCGCTCCATGCGCAGATAGCCCTGCCAGAAGACCAGCACGACCTCCGGCTCCTTGCGCATCAGGCGGCGGATCGGGAAGACCATCTTGGGATGGGCCTTCTGCATGCGCACGAACTGGCGGCGGGCCTTGAAGGAGTTGCGCAGCACGATCATCAGGCCGACGACCAGCAGCGGCAGGCCGAGGTGACCGGGGAGGGCGGCGAGGCCGAGGCCCACCAGCATGACCGCGAAGCCCAGGCCGAGCAGCAGCCAGCGAACGATCCGCGCGAGGAGCTCTCGGGCGAATTCGTCGGAGGCGCGGTACACGCGCAGCGAGGGCATGGCGAGTGACACTGGGTTCTACCTGGGAAGCACGGGCCGGCCCCGAGGGGAGGTCTGGACCGCCGCCGTGCTTGCCAGATATGCGAACGCCCCACGGAAACGTAAAGGCAACGTCCGGTTAATTTTTGTGGGCGCGACTCTATTCCGCAGCCAATGGCGCCGGCGCCACACCCCCGATGCAAGTCCGACACGGACTTGCATCGAGATTCTTTTGTCGCCGCGCCTCTTTACGCCGAAGCGGCGGCCACTTCGGCTAGCGGCGCGGTGGTGTCCGGGCGCCACGTCAGCTTGGGCTTGCGCGCGGCCAGGGTCTCGTCGAGCCGGCGCATGGGCGCGAGGTGCGGCGCCGACTTCAGCCGCGCCGAATCGTTGCCCTTGGCGGCGCGAGCGATGGCCAGCATCGCCTCGCAGAACCGGTCCAGCTCGCGCTTGGGCTCGGTCTCGGTCGGCTCGATCAGCATCGCCCCGTGGACGACCAGCGGGAAGTACATGGTCATCGGGTGGAAGCCCTCGTCGATCAGCGCCTTGGCGAGGTCGAGGGTGGTGACGCCCGTGCCCTCGAGCCAGGTGTCGTCGAACAGCGCCTCGTGCATGCACGGGCCTTCGGGGAAGGCCGGGGTCATGACGTCGGAGAGGCGGGCCTTGATGTAGTTGGCGTTGAGGACGGCGTCCTCGGCCACCTGCCGCAGGCCGTCGGCGCCGTGGCTGGCCATGTAGGCGTAGGCGCGGACGAACATGCCCATCTGGCCGTGGAAGGCGCACATCCGTCCGAAGGCGGCCGCGGCCTCGTCCTTGGCCTCCTCGACCAGCCTCAGGCCGTCGGGGCCGGAAACCACCCAGGGGGCGGGGGCATAGGGCGCCAGGGCCTCCGACAGCACCACCGGACCGGCGCCCGGACCGCCGCCGCCATGCGGGGTGGAGAAGGTCTTGTGCAGGTTGATGTGCATGGCGTCGACGCCGAGGTCGCCGGGGCGGACCTTGCCGACGATGGCGTTGAAGTTGGCGCCGTCGCAGTAGAAGTAGGCGCCGGCGGCATGGGTCAGGCGCGAGATCTCGAGGATGTCGCGCTCGAAGAGGCCGCAGGTGTTGGGGTTGGTGACCATGATCGCGGCGATGTCGCCGGAGAGCTTGGCCTCCAGGTCGGCGAGATCGACGCGGCCGTCGGCGGTCTGGGCGATCTCGGTCACCGAATAGCCGACGAAGGCGGCGGTGGCCGGGTTGGTGCCGTGGGCCGAGGTGGGCACCAGGACGGTGCGGCGGTGGCCCTGGCCCTTGGCCTCGTGGGCCGCCTTGATGGTTAGCAGGCCGCAGAGCTCGCCGTGGGCGCCGGCCTTGGGCGTCAGGGCCACGGCCGGCATGCCGGTGAGCGTCTTCAGCCAATGTGCGAGGCGGTCCATCAGCGCCAGGGCGCCCTGGGTGGTGGAGACCGGCTGCAGCGGATGCAGGTCGGCGAAGCCGGCCAGGCGCGCCATCTTCTCGTTGAGCCGCGGGTTGTGCTTCATGGTGCACGAGCCCAGCGGATAGAGCGCCAGGTCGATGGCGTGGTTCTTCTGGCTGAGGCGCACGTAGTGGCGCATCGCCTCGGGCTCGGTGAGGCCGGGCAGGCCGATCGGATCGGCGCGCACGAGGTCGCCGAGGTCCGAGGCGTCCTGCGGGACGTCGGGCAGGTCGACCCCGGTGGTCTGCCAGCCGCCGGTCTCGAAGATCAGCGGCTCGTCCTGCAGGAGGCCGCGGCCGCCGGTCAGGGAGGTGAAGCCCGCGCCGCCGGCGCTCTCAGGGCTGGTGGGGCGTCCGACGCTGTTCATCGCCATCAGCCGATCCTCTTGGCAAGCGACGCGGCGAGCGCCGCGATGTCTTCAGGTGTGGTGGTCTCGGTGGCCGCGACGAGCAGGACGTCGTCCATGCCCGCGTGCGGGTCGAGGCGGGCGAAGGGCACGCCGGCGATGACGCCGTCGGCCAGGCAGTCCTCGACGAGCTTCGTGGCCGACACCGGCGTGCGGATGGCGATCTCGTTGAAGAAGCGGGGGGTGAGCACCTCGACCCCCTTCACGGCGGAAAGCGCGGTCTTCAGCTCGCGGGCCTTGGCGTGGTTGAGCGAGGCGAGCTGGCGCAGCCCCGCCTCGCCGAGCAGCGACAGGTGGATGGTGAAGGCGAGGGCGCAGAGCCCCGAGTTGGTGCAGATGTTGGAGGTCGCCTTCTCCCGGCGGATGTGCTGCTCGCGCGTCGACAGGGTCAGCACGTAGCCGCGGCGGCCGTCGGCGTCGACGGTCTCGCCGCACACCCGGCCCGGCATCTGGCGGACCAGCTTCTCGCGCACCGCGAAGAGGCCGACGTAGGGGCCGCCGTAGTTCAGGGCGTTGCCGATCGACTGGCCCTCGGCGACGGCGATGTCGGCGCCCATGGCGCCCGGCGACTTCAGGAGGCCGTAACTCACCGCCTCGGTGGTGACGACGATGAGCAGGGCGCCGGCGGCGTGGGCGGCCTCGGCGATCCTGGTCACGTCGGTGACGACGCCGAACACGTTGGGCGACTGGACCACCACGCAGGCGGTCTCGGCGTCGATGGCCTCGATGACGGCGGCCTCGGCGTCGATGGCGGCCGGCAGGCGCTCGATCTCCATGCCCTCGGCGTGGGCGATGGTCTGGGTGGTGGCGGCGTAGTGCGGATGCAGGCCGCCGGAGAGGATCGCCTTCTCGCGGCGCGTCACGCGCTGGGCCATCATCACGGCTTCTGCACAGGCCGTGGAGCCGTCGTACATCGAGGCGTTGGCCACCTCGAGGCCGGTCAGGGCCGCGACCTGGGTCTGGAACTCGAACAGCACCTGCAACGTGCCCTGGGCGATCTCGGGCTGGTAGGGCGTGTAGGAGGTCAGGAACTCCGAGCGCTGGATGATGTGGTCGACCGTCGCCGGCACATGGTGGCGGTAGGCGCCGGCGCCGCAGAAGAACGGCCCCTCGCCCGCGGCGCGGTTGCGGGCGGCGAGGCCCGCGATCTCACGCTCCACCTCTAGCTCGCCGGCGTGCAGCGGCAGGTCGAACAGGGCCTGCTTGCGCGCGGCCGCCGGCACGTCGCGGAAGAGGTCGTCGACATCGGGCGCGCCGATCACGCGCAGCATCTCCGCGCGGTCGGAGGGTGTCAGAGGGAGGTAGCGCATGGGCGTCCTGGAAGAAGAGATGAACCACGGAACACGCGGAACTCACGGAAGCGGCCGAGCCTAGAGCGGGTAGGCGGCAGAGGTTTCCGTGCGTTCCGCGTGTTCCGTGGTTTGAACAATGATCGCGCTGCGCGCGGGACTTAGAGCGTCGCGAGGTAGGCTTCGTACTGGGCGCGGTCCATGAGCGCCTCGACCTCGGCCTTGTCGGCGACCTTGACCTTGGCGAACCAGCCCGTGCCTTCCGGCGCGGCGTTGACGGTCTCCGGGGCGTCCGACAGGGCGGCGTTGCCCTCGACCACCTCGCCCGACACCGGGGCGTAGACGTCGGAGGCGGCCTTGACGCTCTCGACCACGGCGAAGCCGTCGCCGGCCTTCACGGTCTTGCCGGCCTCCGGCACCTCGACGAACACCACGTCGCCGAGCTGCTCGGCGGCGTAGGCGGTGATGCCGATGGTGGCGACGTCGCCGTCGAGCTCCACCCACTCGTGATCCTTGGTGAAACGCATCGGGGTTCTCTCCTAGAGCTTGCGCACGTAGCGGTGGGCGACGAAGGGGGAAGGGACCACCTCGGCGGCCTGGGCCTTGCCGCGGACGATGACCTTCAGCTTCGTGCCGACCTCGGAATGGATGGGCGGGACGAAGGCGAGCGCGATTCCCTGCTTCAGGCTCGGGGAAAAGCCGCCGGAGGTGACGACGCCGATCACCGCGCCTGTCTCGTCGGCGACCTCGGCGCCCTCGCGGGCCGGGGCGCCTTCCAGCACCTTCAGGCAGACCTTCAGGCGGGCCGGACCTTCGGACAGCTCCTTGACGATCCGCGCCGCGCCCGGGAAGTCGCGCTGCTCGCGGCGGTTCTTGTTCACCGCGAAGGAAAGGTCGGCCTCGATGGGGCTGACGGTCTCGTCGAGGTCGTGGCCGTAGAGCGGCAGGCCGGCCTCCAGGCGCAGGGAATCGCGGGCGCCGAGGCCGATCGGCTTGACCCGCTCGTCGGCCAGCAGGGTGTTCCAGACGAAGGTCGCGGCATGGGCCGGGACGGAGATCTCGTAGCCGTCCTCGCCGGTGTAGCCGCTGCGCGAGACGATGCAGTCCTCGCCGAAGGCCTTCATCCGGCGGATATCCATGAACACCATGGTCGCCGCCTCGGGGGCGTGGGCCTTGAGCACCTCGGCCGCCTTGGGGCCCTGCAGCGCCAGCAGGGCGCGGTCCTCGAGCCGCTCGATCCGCACCTGGCCGGCGAGCTCGGCGTCGATCACCTTGAAGTCGTTCTCCTTGCAGGCGCCGTTGACGACCACGAAGAGGTCCTCGGCCCCGGCCCCGGCGGCGTCGATCGGCCGGCCGGCCATCAGGTCGTCGATGATCCCGCCCTGGCGGTTGAGCAGCACCGAATACTTCTGCTTGCCGGGCTTGAGGCGGATGAAGTCGCCGGGGACCACCTCCTCGAAGGCGGCGAGGGGGGCAACGCCCTTCAGCCAGGCCTGGCCCATGTGGGAGACGTCGAAGAGGCCCGCGCTCTCGCGCGTCCACAGGTGCTCCTTGAGCACGCCCCCAAATTCACCTTGGTACTGCACCGGCATGGAGTAGCCGGCGAAGGGCACCATGCGCGCGCCGGCGGCGAGGTGCGCCTCGTAGAGCGGCGTGGTCTTGAGGTCGGCTTCGGCGGTGGCGCTCACGGGATGGACTCCGGCTGACGATGCGGCGAGCGAGGGCCTTGCCGGCCGGATCGTTCGCGCCCCCGCTGTCCCTGAAGCCTGAGAGATTTCGGCTCGCCCTAGCCCGGCGACCCCCTGCTCCTTCGGCGAGCGACCGTTTCCGGCCGCTACTTTCCAGCGTTTGTCAGCCCGCGCGGTCCTTTTGCCTGAGCGTTTCCGGGGCGGTTGCGCCTTCGGCTCCGAGGGACTCAGCAAGCCCCCCGATCTCTCCCGCGAGAGTTGGCCGGAAACTGATGGAGCGGTGGGGGGGAGTCAAGGCGGGAGGGGGGCGGATGGCACTGGTACAGTTTCATCCGAGGCCGTCAGGCCTAACCGCCCGCTGCGGGCCAAAGGCCGGGCCAGCTGCGCTGGATAACCGGGGTCATGTCGCCCCGCGAGTTCCGGCCCAAGCTCGTCGAGCCGCCCCCTCCGTCAGTCGCTCTTCGGCGACTGACAGCTCCCCCGTCTGCCTGACGGGGGAGGATTGCGCCTAGCCGAACAGGAAGTCGCCGGCGGAGAGCTGGTTTGCGTGGAGGCCGTGGAGAAGGATCTCGTCCTGGGCGTCGAGGGCGAGGACGACGCCGGCCGCGGTGTCGTGCATCAGGGGGGCGAGCTGGCCGAGGCTGTGCAGGCCGAAGCCGTCGAGCTCGATGCGGTCCTGGCCGGGCTGGAAGTCCATGATCTGGTCGTGGCCGCCGCCGGGGGCGAAGACGAAGCGGTCGGCGCCGGTGTGGGCGCCCGGTTCGACCACGGCCGCGTCGCCGTACATAGTGTCCGAGCCGGGGCCCCCGATCAGCACGTCGTCGCCGCCGTGGGCGTGGCCGGCGAGGGTCTCGGCGTCGCCGTAGAGCGTGGCCTTGGCGGTGGGCCCGGCGGCCCCGGAGAGGGTGTCGTCGCCGCCGCGGGCGCGGTCGGTGAGGAGGCGGCCGTCGCCGAAGAGGACGTCGCCGGAGCCGAAGGTGAAGCTCGAGTCGGTGCGCACGAAATCATCGCCGCCGCGGGCCTGGCCGCTGAGGGTCTCGCCGTCGCCGTAGAGGGTGGCGGTGAGGTCGGCGCCGCCGCTGACGGTGTCGTTGCCGCCGCGGGCGTGGTCGGTGAGGGTCTGGCCGTCGCCATAGGCGAAGGAGCCGAAGCGCGAGGTCGCCGAGACGAGGTCGTCGCCGCCATGGGCGAAGCCGTCGAGGGCCAGGGCGTCGCCATAGGCCTCGGCGTGGCCGCGGGCGGCGACCGTGACGTGGTCGTCGCCGCCGCGGGCGCGGCCGTGCAGGGCGAGGGCGTCGCCCACCGCCTCGGCGGCGTCGATGCTGCTGGCGGTGAGGGTGTCGTCGCCGCCGGTGGCGTGGCCGAGCAGGGCCGGGGCGTCGCCGACCGGGATCGGCAGGGCGGCGGGGCCCGAGAGGGAGAAGGCCGCGACGGAGCTGTCGAGGATCTCGTCGGCGGCGTGAACGTGGCCGGCGAGCGGCTGGTCGCTATCTCCGTAGAGATAGGGGGGAACGCTGTAGGGCATTTGACGTCTTCAGACCGGAAGCTGCTGAATCATCTTCCCAAAGCGCCACCGGGTGCGCGGTTCCACCCGTCGCGGCGGGACCGGTTTTTTGCCGTGCGGCGTCGCGCCGCAGGCCGGGCGATCGGGCGCTGGCAAGGTTGCGCTAACCACGCCGCCAAAGCCGGGCTTAACCCTTTTCGGCGCATAAGGGCGGGTTCGCAGAACCGCGTTCCGTTCGAGGCCGA is a window encoding:
- the gcvPA gene encoding aminomethyl-transferring glycine dehydrogenase subunit GcvPA, with product MRYLPLTPSDRAEMLRVIGAPDVDDLFRDVPAAARKQALFDLPLHAGELEVEREIAGLAARNRAAGEGPFFCGAGAYRHHVPATVDHIIQRSEFLTSYTPYQPEIAQGTLQVLFEFQTQVAALTGLEVANASMYDGSTACAEAVMMAQRVTRREKAILSGGLHPHYAATTQTIAHAEGMEIERLPAAIDAEAAVIEAIDAETACVVVQSPNVFGVVTDVTRIAEAAHAAGALLIVVTTEAVSYGLLKSPGAMGADIAVAEGQSIGNALNYGGPYVGLFAVREKLVRQMPGRVCGETVDADGRRGYVLTLSTREQHIRREKATSNICTNSGLCALAFTIHLSLLGEAGLRQLASLNHAKARELKTALSAVKGVEVLTPRFFNEIAIRTPVSATKLVEDCLADGVIAGVPFARLDPHAGMDDVLLVAATETTTPEDIAALAASLAKRIG
- a CDS encoding F0F1 ATP synthase subunit B family protein gives rise to the protein MALETDPATTHSVENGAAESAANVGQHGASTEAAHSAGLPQFQFQHWGGQIAYLLILFAILYLLMSKVFGPRVRRVFDEREATIKGALASAREVQAEADRQAEGAQRALAEARASAQRTASEAAAKASAEIAARKAALDEELAAKQAEAEDRIRAARDGALQHLTTVASDVAEAMVEKLTGAKAPRGAVAAAIKSQG
- a CDS encoding F0F1 ATP synthase subunit C, producing MDLEAAKQIGAGLATLGMIGAGIGVGNIFGNFLSGALRNPSAAASQIGNLFVGAALAEALGILAFVLGILLKFG
- a CDS encoding F0F1 ATP synthase subunit A, which produces MAANDPIHQFQIEKLVDFGTVNLPLFGRTELAFTNSHMAMTLAFVVVVGFMSLVTANMQVVPGRLQAAGETIFGMIDNLAESIIGHDGRKYFPFVFTVFMFILGMNILGLLLTFTATSQLAITATFAAITILLVLIIGFAKNGLGFFKLFVPSGVPIVLLPVIVLIEFVSFLLRPVTLALRLFGNMLGGHVALKVFAGFVVALGAMAAGGGLGYLGIPGAALSLSMVVALTALEILVAFLQAFVFAVLTCIYLNDVVNLGHGH
- the gcvH gene encoding glycine cleavage system protein GcvH is translated as MRFTKDHEWVELDGDVATIGITAYAAEQLGDVVFVEVPEAGKTVKAGDGFAVVESVKAASDVYAPVSGEVVEGNAALSDAPETVNAAPEGTGWFAKVKVADKAEVEALMDRAQYEAYLATL
- a CDS encoding F0F1 ATP synthase subunit B, with product MPAFFEPEFWSLANPELWVGIGLLVLLAIMWRAGAFKIAMGSLDAKAAKIQADLDEAARIREEAQRLLETLKAERAAAERHAQEVLAQAQAEAERLAAETRASLAESLQRRQEIAERRIASAEAQAAAEVKAAAIDLAARAAESVMAGRLAGAKSDPLVDSAIGQLAAKLQ
- the gcvT gene encoding glycine cleavage system aminomethyltransferase GcvT, whose product is MSATAEADLKTTPLYEAHLAAGARMVPFAGYSMPVQYQGEFGGVLKEHLWTRESAGLFDVSHMGQAWLKGVAPLAAFEEVVPGDFIRLKPGKQKYSVLLNRQGGIIDDLMAGRPIDAAGAGAEDLFVVVNGACKENDFKVIDAELAGQVRIERLEDRALLALQGPKAAEVLKAHAPEAATMVFMDIRRMKAFGEDCIVSRSGYTGEDGYEISVPAHAATFVWNTLLADERVKPIGLGARDSLRLEAGLPLYGHDLDETVSPIEADLSFAVNKNRREQRDFPGAARIVKELSEGPARLKVCLKVLEGAPAREGAEVADETGAVIGVVTSGGFSPSLKQGIALAFVPPIHSEVGTKLKVIVRGKAQAAEVVPSPFVAHRYVRKL
- the gcvPB gene encoding aminomethyl-transferring glycine dehydrogenase subunit GcvPB, with product MAMNSVGRPTSPESAGGAGFTSLTGGRGLLQDEPLIFETGGWQTTGVDLPDVPQDASDLGDLVRADPIGLPGLTEPEAMRHYVRLSQKNHAIDLALYPLGSCTMKHNPRLNEKMARLAGFADLHPLQPVSTTQGALALMDRLAHWLKTLTGMPAVALTPKAGAHGELCGLLTIKAAHEAKGQGHRRTVLVPTSAHGTNPATAAFVGYSVTEIAQTADGRVDLADLEAKLSGDIAAIMVTNPNTCGLFERDILEISRLTHAAGAYFYCDGANFNAIVGKVRPGDLGVDAMHINLHKTFSTPHGGGGPGAGPVVLSEALAPYAPAPWVVSGPDGLRLVEEAKDEAAAAFGRMCAFHGQMGMFVRAYAYMASHGADGLRQVAEDAVLNANYIKARLSDVMTPAFPEGPCMHEALFDDTWLEGTGVTTLDLAKALIDEGFHPMTMYFPLVVHGAMLIEPTETEPKRELDRFCEAMLAIARAAKGNDSARLKSAPHLAPMRRLDETLAARKPKLTWRPDTTAPLAEVAAASA
- a CDS encoding calcium-binding protein codes for the protein MPYSVPPYLYGDSDQPLAGHVHAADEILDSSVAAFSLSGPAALPIPVGDAPALLGHATGGDDTLTASSIDAAEAVGDALALHGRARGGDDHVTVAARGHAEAYGDALALDGFAHGGDDLVSATSRFGSFAYGDGQTLTDHARGGNDTVSGGADLTATLYGDGETLSGQARGGDDFVRTDSSFTFGSGDVLFGDGRLLTDRARGGDDTLSGAAGPTAKATLYGDAETLAGHAHGGDDVLIGGPGSDTMYGDAAVVEPGAHTGADRFVFAPGGGHDQIMDFQPGQDRIELDGFGLHSLGQLAPLMHDTAAGVVLALDAQDEILLHGLHANQLSAGDFLFG